DNA from Paenibacillus sp. JQZ6Y-1:
GTCATGATCTACTTATCGCGCTAGTGGGGGTGGATGTACCGAAAGCTGTGCTGCATCAGCTGCGACAGACGCAAGAGGAGCGTTTCGCATATCGTCAATTTAAGGAGCTGTGCGAGCGTGATCTGCCGGGGCATAACCGACATGTGTGTACAGCGAAGGCATGGCTATCACCGCGGCTGATGATCGGGGGAATGACGGGTAGCTACAATACGAATGGGCAGATGCACCATGCGACCGCACATTGGTTGGATGAGCAGGGACAGCGATATTCGCTGCGCATGGTACGGCGCGAGGTAGGACAGAGTTGGAATACGCATCTGCGCGGGATGGCATTTCAGGTGGAGACAGAGGCGCGGAATCTGGATATTGTGGCTCACTTGGATGCCAATGTACCGATAGAGCTGGTCTTTGAGATTGAAGGAGCGAACCTGCAGCAAATGCAGATCACAGCAGATCGCTGGCAGTTACCGGGTCTGATCATTCAGGTGGATGCGCAGGCGCCACAGCCGCAGCTGGTGCAGTATGGTCAGCGGGCGGAGATTGTGTATCCCGTCCAGCAGGGGGAACAGAGCTGGAAGCAGATGCAATTTCGCTTGTATTTTATGTAAAATAAAGCGTCTCTTTTCGCTTGATATAGGAAAGGAGACGCATATAAGGCAGGAATATCATGGTGGAAAAGGGGATTTGTGCTACATATACGAATGCTCGATCAGTAAATCAACGTAGATGTGATTATTGATTTGGATAAAATATAGAGCAATATAGCAGGTTTTATGACAACATATGATACATTAACAACGATTTGCGTTTAATTTTTACAAAAACATTAAAAAAAGCTTAAATTATACTTCAATTATGTCAATCAATAGTATACAATGCTATCATGTAACAGGGCATACGGTCTTGCGTCGACTTTCATTTTACCATCGGTCAATACTTAATGGGAAGAGACTTCCTATTCATTCTGGTTCATACATAACTCGGCTCCGGCTGAACCGCGCATTACCGACCGTTGTTGAAAGCGATATATCAAGCCTATACCCGTGCTCAATTTATGTGGGAGGGGTTTTGTATTTTGAAACTGGGGAAAAAGACGATTCGCAATGCGGTTAGCGCATTTGTGGCATTACAGCTGTTTGCCGTTACGGCGATTCCGGTATTCGCAGCGGACGCAACAGGCAACGCGGTAGTGAAGATTCGACTGATGGAAACGACGGACATTCATACGAACGTAGTCAACTATGACTATTATTCCGACAAACCGACGGACGAGTACGGTTATGCGAAGACAGCAACGCTGATCAAGGCTGCACGTGATGAAGCGAAGAACAGCGTTCTGATCGACAACGGCGATCTGCTGCAAGGCACACCGCTGGGCGATTATATGGCGAAGATCAACCCGCTCAAAGACGGTGAAGTGCATCCGGTCTACAAAGCGATGAACCAATTCGGCTACGATGCAGGTAACTACGGTAACCATGAGTTCAACTATGGTCTCGATTTCCTTGCCAAAGCGGTCAAAGGCGCGAACTTCCCTTATGTGAACGCCAATATCTATGTCGATGACGGCACAGGCAAAGGCGAGAAAAACTACTTTACCCCATACCTGATTCTCGACAAAAAAGTAACCGACGAGAGCGGTGCTACCCATGATCTGAAAGTGGGCGTGATCGGCTTCGTACCACCGCAAATTATGCAGTGGGACAGCGCGAACCTGAACGGCAAAGTAGTCGTGAAGGATATCGTAGAAACCGCCAACAAATTTATCCCGCAAATGAAAGCGGAAGGCGCGGACATCATTATTGCTGTCCCTCACTCCGGCTTTGAAGATATTCCACAAACCGAGCTAATGGAAAACTCGGTATTGTACCTGAGCAAAGTACCTGACATCGACGCGATCATGTTTGGTCATGCACACAAAGTATTCCCGAGCAGCGATTTTGCCGGTAAAACAGGCGTTGATCTGGAAAAAGGTACAATCAACGGTGTTCCATCCGTAGAGCCAGGCTTCTGGGGTGACCACCTCGGTATCATTGATCTGGAGCTGACTCAAAACGGCGATGATTGGAATGTAACTAGCTCCAAAGTAGAAGCACGTCCAATCTACGACAAAACAACCAAAACCGCGCTTGTACAGGCAGATCAAAGTGTAGTTGATGCTGTGTACACTGAGCATGAAGAAACACTGGATTATATCCGTGGTCCGGTTGGAACGACAACATCCCGCATTACCAGCTATTTTGCACTGGTGAAGGATGACCCGTCGATCCAGATCGTAACCAATGCACAGAAATGGTACCTGGAGCAAAAGCTACAGGGAACCGACTATGAAGGTCTGCCAATTCTATCTGCAGGAGCACCATTCAAAGCTGGTGGACGTTCCGGTGCAACGTACTACACCGACATTCCTGCCGGTACCATCGCGATCAAAAACGTATCCGATCTGTATGTGTACCCGAATACGGTATATGCGGTGAAAGTGAACGGCGCAGAAGTGAAGAACTGGCTGGAATGGTCCGCAGGGCAATTCAATCAGATTGATCCATCCAAGTCCGGTGAGCAAGCGCTGATCAATATGGACTTCCCAACGTACAACTTTGACGTGATTGACGGCGTAACATATCAAATCGATGTAACTCAGCCTGCTAAGTATGATGGCAAAGGCAATGTCGTGAATGAATCCGCTAACCGGATCGTCAATCTGCAATACAACGGCAAGCCGATTGATCCAAACCAAGAATTCATCGTAGCAACCAATAACTATCGCGCATCCTCGTCCAAGCTGGCGAACCCGGATGGCAAACGCATCGTACTGGCTGCTCCAGATGAGAACCGTCAGGTTATCATCGACTATATCCGTGAAAACAAAACGATCAACCCAACCGCTGACGGTAACTGGTCGTTTGCACCAATCAAAGGCAATGCGGATGTAACGTTTAACACATCTCCAAATGCACAAACTGCTCTGACTACAACCAAATCGGCAGTAGCTGCTACTGGCGAAGCAATCACGTATGAAGGCGACGCAGCAGATGGATTTGCAAAATACAAAATCGACCTGTCGAGTGCAGCAGCAGCGCCGACAACGGGTGGCACAGGTACAAAACCAACACCATCCAAACCGTCCAAGCCTGCTACAACACCAGCGAAGCCATCGACTCCGGCAACAACACCGGCGAAACCGGCTCCACCTGTAACGACACCAGCCAAAGGTGAGCAATCGTATACGATCAAACGCGGCGACAACCTGTACCGCATCAGCTTGAAATACGGTGTGACTTGGCAGGAACTGGCGAAATACAACAAAATCACGGACCCAACAACATTGCAAGTTGGCGACGTGGTGAAGATTCCTGCAAAATAAGTACCAGTAACGCGGCAGTTCCAAACGTTACTGCTGAACCTCCAAGCTGTGGTGTATATTCTATGCACCACAGCTTTTTTATAACCCTAGAATGAATATTTATGCAGGAAAATGAAAGTTTGAATAAAAGAAAACAATCATTTTCAGCCATATGCTCGATTGAATATGAAAAAAAGGTATACTTATTAAATAAGGTGATTGAATCCACTGCAATCCGGGTAAATACAATTATTTATAGGTCTAATTGATTATGAATAAGGACCTAATAACTAATTTAACGACTGAAATAAATAGAAAGATAACGTTTTGATCTGTGAACTGTACGTATACACCGATGCAACGACACGAGGGTGCGGAATCTATCTGTACTGAATTCCGACCGGCTTCCATAGCTTTATTCGATTGTCATTTGCTTGCTTTCTTGCTGAAACGTTTTGCACATTCACGATACAGATCGATTTTGTATCCTTTACTATATTTCTATCCGGAGGGATCACCATGAATTGTAGCGGATGTAGCTATATTCAACCAATTGAAGATCAGGGAGTGATTTCTCTGCGACCGCTGACTCAGGAGCTTGAGCAGCAGGTTCAGCAGCAGTCTTTTGAATGTAGTCCAATTGTGCGTGACGCATGCTCAATTGAGTACGATTCAAGAGAACAAATGCTGGACATTTTGCAGTGGATTTTTCACCTCCCGAATATTGAGGGGAGCGAATTGCAGGTGGGTATTGGGGGAAAAAACAATAATAAGGGCGAGCCGGATTGGTTGCCGGTAGCGGTGATGATTTCCCGCCTGCAGAATTACGACATTGTCGATATTATCCGTCAGCGCAAATTCATGAGTCATATGCAGCCAATCGTTGACCGCAACGAGCAGGTGGTGGCGTATGAATTTCTGCTACGACCGACACCGGATGGACCGACATTTCAGCCTTACCGCTTGTTTGAAATTGCCCATCGGACGGGATTGCACTCCTTTTTGGATCGTGCGGCACGAATTTCGGCGATAGAGACGAGTGCCATTCATCTGCCAAAGGGGATCAAGCGCTTCATTAACTTTTTACCGTCGTCGATCTACAATCCACAGTATTGCTTGAGTCATACGTTTGCAGCGATTGAACGTCTTAGTCTAGACCCGAAGGATTTTGTCTTTGAATTGGTAGAGACGGAGAATGTGCTGCATACGCCGAAGCTACAGGAGATTTGCGAAGTGTATCGCAACAATGGTATCCATGTGGCGCTGGATGATGTGGGCTCCGGTTACGCTCGTCCTGAGCTGATCGACCGCCTGAAACCGGATTACGTCAAAATTGACCGCGGGTTGATTGACGGCTGCGACCAGAGTACGGACAAGCAGCAGGCGATTATCCAGATCATGGAGCGCTCGCGCGATGTAGGCAGCCAAGTGCTGGCTGAAGGCATT
Protein-coding regions in this window:
- a CDS encoding bifunctional 2',3'-cyclic-nucleotide 2'-phosphodiesterase/3'-nucleotidase, translated to MKLGKKTIRNAVSAFVALQLFAVTAIPVFAADATGNAVVKIRLMETTDIHTNVVNYDYYSDKPTDEYGYAKTATLIKAARDEAKNSVLIDNGDLLQGTPLGDYMAKINPLKDGEVHPVYKAMNQFGYDAGNYGNHEFNYGLDFLAKAVKGANFPYVNANIYVDDGTGKGEKNYFTPYLILDKKVTDESGATHDLKVGVIGFVPPQIMQWDSANLNGKVVVKDIVETANKFIPQMKAEGADIIIAVPHSGFEDIPQTELMENSVLYLSKVPDIDAIMFGHAHKVFPSSDFAGKTGVDLEKGTINGVPSVEPGFWGDHLGIIDLELTQNGDDWNVTSSKVEARPIYDKTTKTALVQADQSVVDAVYTEHEETLDYIRGPVGTTTSRITSYFALVKDDPSIQIVTNAQKWYLEQKLQGTDYEGLPILSAGAPFKAGGRSGATYYTDIPAGTIAIKNVSDLYVYPNTVYAVKVNGAEVKNWLEWSAGQFNQIDPSKSGEQALINMDFPTYNFDVIDGVTYQIDVTQPAKYDGKGNVVNESANRIVNLQYNGKPIDPNQEFIVATNNYRASSSKLANPDGKRIVLAAPDENRQVIIDYIRENKTINPTADGNWSFAPIKGNADVTFNTSPNAQTALTTTKSAVAATGEAITYEGDAADGFAKYKIDLSSAAAAPTTGGTGTKPTPSKPSKPATTPAKPSTPATTPAKPAPPVTTPAKGEQSYTIKRGDNLYRISLKYGVTWQELAKYNKITDPTTLQVGDVVKIPAK
- a CDS encoding EAL domain-containing protein; this encodes MNCSGCSYIQPIEDQGVISLRPLTQELEQQVQQQSFECSPIVRDACSIEYDSREQMLDILQWIFHLPNIEGSELQVGIGGKNNNKGEPDWLPVAVMISRLQNYDIVDIIRQRKFMSHMQPIVDRNEQVVAYEFLLRPTPDGPTFQPYRLFEIAHRTGLHSFLDRAARISAIETSAIHLPKGIKRFINFLPSSIYNPQYCLSHTFAAIERLSLDPKDFVFELVETENVLHTPKLQEICEVYRNNGIHVALDDVGSGYARPELIDRLKPDYVKIDRGLIDGCDQSTDKQQAIIQIMERSRDVGSQVLAEGIERREEFDFCSSIGIDLAQGYLFGKPAEQPGLQL